A window of the Isosphaera pallida ATCC 43644 genome harbors these coding sequences:
- a CDS encoding 5-oxoprolinase subunit PxpA has translation MSDVPTSAPPAFRPRLIDLNADLGEGLPWDAAILPEITSANLGCARHAGTPDDVRRTLEAIARQRDSHQPGATPTLRVGAHPGHPDPDHFGRRVLPITPQGLRDLLLEQTHDLIAWAGEFGLTVAFLKPHGALYHQILDDPDLVDTALDVAHLLGLDLVGMPHTPLFERATRRHPALRVVAEGFVDRRLTSQGRLWPRSQPGAILTDPEDIARQIEDLLTRGVETLCVHGDRPEAVELARWTRQVIKRSGWQVGWPTPRQTSDATPIPLPSPKA, from the coding sequence ATGAGCGATGTTCCAACCTCGGCCCCGCCCGCGTTCCGCCCACGCCTCATTGATCTCAACGCCGACCTCGGCGAAGGTCTCCCCTGGGACGCGGCGATCCTGCCTGAGATCACCTCGGCCAACCTCGGTTGCGCCCGCCATGCCGGAACGCCCGACGACGTACGACGCACCCTGGAAGCCATCGCCCGGCAACGCGACTCTCACCAACCCGGCGCGACGCCAACGCTCCGAGTCGGCGCTCATCCAGGCCATCCCGACCCCGACCACTTCGGACGCCGCGTCCTGCCCATCACACCCCAAGGACTCCGCGACCTTCTGCTCGAACAAACCCACGACCTGATTGCCTGGGCCGGCGAGTTCGGTTTAACGGTGGCGTTCCTCAAACCTCACGGCGCGCTGTATCATCAAATTCTCGACGATCCCGACCTCGTCGACACCGCGCTCGACGTGGCCCACCTCCTGGGGTTGGACTTGGTGGGGATGCCCCACACTCCTCTTTTCGAGCGGGCGACCCGCCGCCATCCTGCTTTGCGGGTTGTCGCCGAAGGGTTCGTCGATCGGCGTTTGACATCCCAGGGACGACTCTGGCCACGCTCTCAACCCGGCGCGATCCTGACCGACCCCGAGGACATCGCCCGCCAAATTGAGGATCTTCTCACCCGTGGGGTCGAAACCCTGTGCGTCCACGGCGATCGCCCCGAAGCAGTTGAACTCGCCCGTTGGACGCGCCAGGTCATCAAGCGCTCCGGTTGGCAAGTGGGGTGGCCCACGCCCCGCCAAACGAGCGACGCAACCCCAATCCCCCTCCCCTCTCCCAAGGCATAG
- a CDS encoding 5-oxoprolinase subunit B family protein, with translation MMEPLGERGWLMRFECVERASAFARWVERASWPGVLDVVAAFETVAVLVDPDRIDPAEELPCRLREGLRWIEEGKRVVSVVHHTIPVRYDGPDLEWVADRVGLSPEAVAAAHAAATYRVAAIGFLPGFPYLEPTTPSSPLRAIPRLARPRPRVEVGSVALAGDQTGIYPRVSPGGWRLIGRTPLILADLERDWFRFHVGDSVSFQPIDPDEFQRLRDHPPDPIPRP, from the coding sequence ATGATGGAACCACTGGGCGAGCGTGGCTGGCTGATGCGTTTCGAGTGCGTCGAGCGGGCGTCGGCCTTTGCGCGTTGGGTCGAGCGTGCGAGCTGGCCTGGGGTGTTGGATGTGGTCGCCGCCTTCGAGACAGTCGCGGTACTGGTGGACCCCGACCGGATCGACCCCGCCGAGGAGTTGCCCTGTCGCCTGCGTGAGGGTTTACGGTGGATTGAGGAGGGCAAGCGGGTCGTTTCCGTAGTCCACCATACGATTCCGGTTCGCTACGATGGTCCCGACCTGGAGTGGGTGGCCGATCGGGTCGGGCTGAGTCCCGAGGCGGTCGCCGCCGCCCACGCTGCGGCGACTTACCGCGTCGCGGCGATCGGCTTTCTGCCCGGCTTTCCCTATCTGGAGCCGACGACGCCCTCCTCCCCCCTCAGGGCGATTCCGCGGCTGGCTCGGCCCCGTCCGCGGGTGGAGGTGGGTTCGGTGGCTCTGGCGGGCGACCAGACCGGCATCTATCCCCGCGTCTCCCCCGGAGGCTGGCGCTTGATCGGACGCACCCCCCTGATCCTGGCCGACCTGGAACGCGATTGGTTCCGCTTCCACGTGGGCGACAGCGTCAGCTTCCAACCCATTGATCCCGACGAGTTCCAACGACTCCGTGATCACCCACCGGACCCCATCCCACGCCCATGA
- a CDS encoding permease, with the protein MSDVLTSVMGGVLRLLQAGGDAVPHLLVGVITAGVAWAIGPRRVRALLGAEEGRGFLMASFKVWLVGLALPLDALGVLPVLPILTGSGVRLGLVVMFALSAPLFNPLSLAYAAGSMTLGLVATHLGLAWLFPALVGWLAERLARVWSAGDETHTPPLASLGSSDRATRAIRAVGWSAAGAGGWWRDVAWALAGTILVGAFYPNWLMDDHTGQGDPTAPLRMAGLTSFYLVNPEKLVPLLAQAEQKAGSSGASVVLTLLGVGLSLGLISYLARVCSLRLALSVLGLTLGLGLALAQAVHGFLPTRSSEYDYNHAFDQMARPPVSENFNTFFQKLRETITPVPNGTANPAAPTGLGMLLAIVVVGTIDRRRVQARRSEDSQNEAVVDPDGGPIGGGGWNVIFPQWLVVLLGGLIALGVLVGALYAFLPGPQATLDAIGIARAEVASFGAAEARSDRLVQLHAWRTALGRLDWGMRLRGQRLTPDQVHMVRTILGHLDEAIARTEAGDDEAAMAAFRQANLLHPALRTAVLEH; encoded by the coding sequence ATGAGTGACGTGCTGACCTCGGTGATGGGCGGAGTCTTACGTCTGCTTCAGGCGGGGGGGGACGCGGTGCCCCACCTGTTAGTGGGAGTCATCACGGCGGGCGTGGCCTGGGCGATTGGTCCCAGACGAGTGCGCGCGTTGTTGGGGGCGGAGGAGGGACGTGGGTTCCTAATGGCGTCGTTTAAGGTGTGGTTGGTGGGCTTGGCGTTGCCTCTGGACGCGCTGGGGGTTCTGCCGGTTCTGCCGATCCTGACTGGTTCAGGGGTGCGGCTAGGTCTGGTGGTGATGTTCGCGTTGTCGGCTCCGCTGTTCAATCCGTTGTCGCTGGCCTATGCGGCCGGTTCGATGACGCTGGGTTTGGTGGCGACTCATTTGGGGTTGGCTTGGCTGTTTCCAGCTCTGGTGGGTTGGTTGGCGGAACGCCTCGCCCGGGTTTGGTCGGCGGGGGATGAAACACATACGCCGCCGCTGGCCTCGCTGGGTTCAAGCGATCGGGCGACGCGGGCGATCCGCGCGGTGGGCTGGAGCGCCGCAGGCGCGGGAGGATGGTGGCGGGACGTGGCCTGGGCGCTGGCGGGGACCATACTGGTTGGAGCGTTCTATCCCAACTGGTTGATGGACGACCACACCGGCCAGGGTGACCCCACCGCACCCTTGCGCATGGCCGGTTTGACCTCGTTCTATCTGGTCAATCCAGAGAAGCTGGTGCCGTTGCTGGCCCAGGCCGAACAGAAAGCCGGTTCCTCGGGAGCCTCGGTGGTTTTGACTTTGCTGGGAGTGGGCTTGAGTTTGGGGCTGATCTCCTATCTGGCGCGTGTCTGCTCGTTGCGCTTGGCGTTGAGCGTCCTGGGCTTAACGCTGGGGTTGGGACTGGCGTTGGCTCAGGCGGTTCATGGTTTTCTGCCAACTCGTTCAAGCGAGTATGACTACAATCACGCCTTTGATCAGATGGCGCGTCCGCCGGTGTCGGAGAATTTCAACACATTCTTCCAAAAGTTACGGGAGACGATCACGCCGGTCCCCAACGGCACCGCGAATCCCGCCGCGCCGACGGGTCTGGGGATGTTGCTGGCGATCGTGGTGGTCGGGACGATCGACCGCCGACGTGTTCAGGCCCGGAGGTCGGAGGATTCTCAAAACGAGGCGGTGGTCGATCCCGACGGCGGGCCGATCGGCGGGGGCGGTTGGAATGTGATCTTCCCGCAGTGGTTGGTCGTGTTGCTGGGTGGGCTGATCGCTTTGGGGGTGTTAGTCGGGGCGTTGTACGCCTTTTTGCCCGGTCCCCAGGCCACGCTCGACGCCATCGGCATCGCGCGGGCGGAGGTTGCCAGCTTCGGGGCGGCGGAAGCGCGGTCGGATCGTCTGGTCCAGCTCCACGCATGGCGCACGGCGTTGGGTCGCCTAGACTGGGGAATGAGGTTGCGTGGTCAACGGCTGACTCCTGATCAGGTCCACATGGTGCGAACAATCCTCGGTCATCTCGACGAGGCGATTGCCCGGACTGAAGCAGGCGACGACGAGGCGGCGATGGCCGCGTTTCGTCAGGCCAATCTGCTCCATCCGGCGCTCCGAACCGCTGTGTTGGAACATTGA
- a CDS encoding putative sugar nucleotidyl transferase, translating into MAIPARLVMVEDDAVAGLDPLTLTRPAFELRLGMTTLRDKAARAAGLQQAPHAALIRSHLAAYWRERDPCLAINTLATEGRLHDQPALVVNARFIPGETFDLVHTIAQANRPVLGFCDDLPAFALVGPDQLRGLDEVHAVGAWFERLATQPGVETVATDGEWIRYPWDLVARNARHLERDFQNLTRKTNGQGPRFDLDEFLAGGQRALVGPADRLWIDPTARIDPFTVLDTTGGPIVIEAGALLQPFTRVEGPCYIGARTQLFRANLRGGVSLGPECRIGGEVEESLVLGYSNKYHEGFLGHAYIGEWVNLGAITSNSDLRNDYGPVVVPLGGDPVPSGMLKVGCFVGDHTRTGLGSMINTGTVVGVMCNLLPAGTLLPKHVPSFTAVLYGKVAPGFDLDHLFATARTVKGRRGLSFTAAEEEFYLTLFERTRFERERAFTRSAAKRWAHPASLPSVSASQQQHG; encoded by the coding sequence ATGGCGATCCCAGCACGGTTGGTGATGGTAGAGGATGACGCCGTCGCGGGGCTCGACCCGCTGACCTTGACCCGCCCGGCCTTCGAGCTGCGGTTGGGCATGACCACCCTGCGGGACAAGGCCGCCCGCGCCGCGGGTCTGCAACAGGCCCCTCACGCCGCGCTGATTCGTTCCCACCTGGCGGCCTACTGGCGGGAGCGCGACCCCTGCCTTGCGATCAACACCCTCGCCACCGAGGGACGCCTGCACGACCAACCGGCCCTGGTGGTCAACGCCCGATTCATACCCGGCGAGACGTTCGACTTGGTCCACACGATCGCCCAAGCTAATCGCCCGGTCTTAGGATTTTGCGATGACCTGCCGGCCTTCGCCCTAGTCGGTCCCGACCAGTTGCGCGGTCTTGACGAGGTTCACGCCGTCGGCGCGTGGTTCGAGCGTCTGGCCACGCAGCCGGGAGTCGAGACGGTTGCGACCGACGGCGAGTGGATTCGCTATCCGTGGGACCTCGTTGCTCGCAACGCCCGCCACCTGGAACGCGATTTCCAAAACCTCACGCGCAAGACCAACGGTCAAGGTCCCCGCTTCGACCTCGACGAGTTCCTGGCCGGTGGACAACGCGCGTTGGTAGGGCCGGCTGATCGCCTCTGGATTGATCCCACTGCGCGAATCGACCCCTTCACCGTGCTGGACACCACCGGAGGACCAATCGTCATCGAAGCCGGAGCCCTTCTCCAACCATTCACCCGCGTGGAGGGTCCCTGCTACATTGGAGCGCGCACCCAGCTCTTCCGGGCCAACCTGCGGGGTGGGGTCAGTCTGGGACCGGAATGCCGCATCGGCGGCGAGGTCGAGGAAAGTTTGGTGTTGGGCTACTCCAACAAATATCACGAAGGCTTCCTAGGACACGCCTACATCGGCGAATGGGTCAATCTGGGTGCGATCACCTCCAACTCCGATCTGCGCAACGACTACGGCCCAGTGGTCGTTCCCCTAGGAGGCGACCCGGTCCCCAGCGGGATGCTCAAGGTAGGCTGCTTCGTGGGTGACCACACCCGTACTGGCTTGGGCAGCATGATCAACACTGGCACCGTGGTGGGAGTCATGTGCAACCTCCTGCCCGCTGGAACCCTACTGCCCAAACATGTGCCGTCGTTCACAGCGGTGCTCTACGGTAAGGTCGCTCCCGGATTCGACCTCGATCATCTCTTCGCCACCGCGAGGACAGTCAAGGGGCGTCGCGGCTTGAGCTTCACCGCCGCCGAGGAGGAGTTCTATTTGACCCTCTTCGAACGCACCCGGTTCGAGCGCGAACGCGCCTTCACCCGTTCGGCGGCTAAACGATGGGCTCATCCGGCGTCGTTGCCGAGCGTCTCAGCTTCTCAACAACAACACGGCTGA
- the glmS gene encoding glutamine--fructose-6-phosphate transaminase (isomerizing) — protein sequence MCGIVGFTGGRPAAPAILAGLRRLEYRGYDSAGMATLTRERGLVWVKRAGRVDALEHHLQVEPLAGCCGIGHTRWATHGPANDVNAHPHLGGRDLQAPLVALVHNGVIENHEPLRNQLRDEGYLFQSQTDTEVIAHLVARELEAGRNLFDAVRHVTELLEGTYGLAAISPREPGVIVGARLGSPLVVGVGEDEHLVASDASALVAHTPHVIYLQDGETVRLTPRHCRVEHRERGSVTPRIDRIDWKPDAVELGRFEHYMRKEIHEQPNTVRDALRGRLRLAEASAQFGGLNLTARQLRRVRRVVFAACGTSWHAALLGEHYIEKLAHLPAEVEYASEFRYRNAPLDDQTLFFVLSQSGETADTLGALREARRRGFPTLAIVNTVGSTIAREADGGVYLHAGPEIGVASTKAFTSQLVVLALLALHLGRLRHLSYDEGRRLIAALEELPDQIERVLAIEPQVEEAAHRMVQATSALYLGRDLNFPIALEGALKLKEISYLHAEGYPTAEMKHGPIALIDPATPSVFVAPRGGLHAKTLGNIEEVRARKGPVLAVGTQGDDQLARLVDQMLPIPEAHPLTQPILACVPLQLLAYHVARLKGCDIDKPRNLAKSVTVE from the coding sequence ATGTGCGGCATCGTGGGTTTCACCGGCGGTCGTCCCGCCGCCCCGGCGATTTTGGCCGGGCTGAGACGGTTGGAGTATCGGGGATACGACAGCGCGGGCATGGCCACCCTGACCCGAGAGCGGGGTCTGGTGTGGGTCAAGCGGGCCGGGCGGGTTGACGCGCTGGAGCATCACCTCCAGGTCGAGCCGCTGGCGGGCTGTTGCGGGATTGGGCACACCCGTTGGGCCACCCACGGACCGGCCAACGATGTCAACGCCCACCCCCATCTGGGCGGACGCGACCTCCAAGCGCCCTTGGTGGCGCTGGTTCACAACGGCGTCATCGAAAATCATGAACCGTTGCGAAATCAACTGCGCGACGAGGGGTATCTCTTCCAAAGCCAAACCGACACCGAGGTGATCGCCCATTTGGTGGCGCGCGAGTTGGAAGCGGGCCGCAACCTGTTCGACGCGGTGCGCCACGTCACCGAGTTGCTGGAGGGCACCTACGGGTTGGCAGCGATTTCCCCCCGTGAACCTGGTGTGATCGTGGGGGCGAGGCTAGGTAGCCCTCTGGTAGTGGGGGTCGGCGAAGACGAACATTTGGTGGCCTCCGACGCCTCGGCGCTGGTGGCGCACACGCCTCACGTCATCTATTTGCAGGACGGCGAGACGGTCAGGTTGACCCCGCGCCATTGCCGGGTCGAACACCGCGAGCGGGGTTCGGTGACCCCTCGGATTGATCGCATCGACTGGAAGCCGGACGCGGTGGAACTTGGCCGCTTCGAACACTACATGCGCAAGGAGATTCATGAACAACCCAACACCGTGCGCGATGCTTTGCGGGGACGGTTGCGCCTCGCCGAGGCGTCGGCCCAGTTCGGTGGACTGAACCTGACCGCGCGCCAACTGCGCCGGGTGCGCCGAGTGGTCTTCGCGGCCTGCGGCACCAGTTGGCACGCGGCGCTGCTGGGCGAGCATTACATCGAGAAACTGGCGCATCTGCCCGCCGAAGTCGAATACGCCTCGGAGTTCCGTTACCGCAATGCGCCGTTGGACGACCAAACCTTGTTCTTCGTGCTGAGTCAGTCGGGCGAGACCGCCGACACCCTGGGGGCGCTGCGCGAGGCCAGACGGCGCGGGTTTCCCACGCTGGCGATCGTCAACACCGTGGGCAGCACCATCGCCCGCGAGGCCGACGGCGGGGTGTATCTGCACGCCGGTCCCGAGATCGGCGTGGCCAGCACCAAGGCGTTCACCTCGCAGCTTGTGGTCTTGGCCCTGCTAGCGCTGCACCTGGGGCGTTTACGCCATTTGTCCTATGATGAGGGGCGTCGCTTGATCGCCGCCCTTGAGGAGCTGCCCGACCAGATCGAACGGGTGTTGGCCATCGAGCCGCAGGTCGAGGAGGCAGCTCATCGTATGGTCCAGGCCACCAGCGCGCTTTATCTAGGTCGGGATCTGAATTTTCCAATCGCGCTGGAGGGAGCCCTCAAGCTCAAGGAGATCAGTTATCTTCACGCCGAAGGATATCCGACCGCCGAAATGAAGCACGGCCCAATTGCCTTGATCGACCCGGCCACGCCGTCGGTCTTCGTCGCGCCTCGGGGCGGCCTGCACGCCAAGACCCTGGGCAACATCGAGGAAGTCCGTGCCCGCAAGGGACCGGTCCTGGCGGTAGGCACCCAGGGGGACGATCAACTTGCCCGTTTGGTCGATCAGATGTTGCCGATTCCCGAGGCGCATCCGTTGACCCAACCGATTCTAGCCTGCGTGCCTTTGCAATTGCTGGCCTATCATGTGGCCCGGCTCAAGGGGTGCGACATTGACAAGCCGCGCAACCTGGCCAAGAGCGTCACGGTGGAGTAA
- a CDS encoding methyltransferase domain-containing protein: MQFQKNQLTIFHDNLVRVVVVVPCFNEARRLDRDAFARFLQGADPGVRLLLVNDGSTDRTLEHLRELAAHHPERLDVLDLTRNVGKAEAVRQGVLRGLEHWPSAEFVGYWDADLATPLEEIPGFLRVFQDRPHLVAVIGSRVKLMGRQIERRATRHYLGRVFATFASLSLGLSVYDTQCGAKLFRVSEPLRAVFAEPFHSRWIFDVEILARMQRLARLEALPPVETVVYEYVLSQWRDVAGSKLKPTDFLRAALELVRITRHTRHWVPQQMQTRPEILNPKIMLEPEYERMYRTEDHYWWFVARRELVADWVARLNLPEGAVILDVGCGTGANALAWTRFGTVVGVDFSDQALERCQRRGLSELARGDATKLPLGDATADALVATDILEHLEDDRAALIEWKRVLKPGGHLVLTVPAYRFLWGEHDVALMHHRRYVASELLARAREAGFEVTRSTYAFSLLLPVAVVQRLLTRKPPGDRPPEAKFPAVPDWLNTALIRFQRLETSLLRHLSTPFGLSVLAVLKRPT; encoded by the coding sequence ATGCAATTTCAAAAGAATCAATTGACGATCTTCCATGATAACTTGGTCCGGGTCGTGGTGGTCGTCCCATGCTTCAACGAGGCCCGACGGCTTGACCGCGACGCCTTCGCCCGTTTCCTCCAGGGAGCCGATCCGGGGGTGCGACTGCTTCTGGTCAATGACGGCAGCACGGATCGGACCTTGGAACATCTCCGCGAACTGGCTGCTCATCATCCTGAACGCCTGGATGTCTTGGATCTGACCCGCAATGTCGGCAAGGCTGAAGCGGTGCGACAAGGGGTACTCAGAGGCCTAGAGCATTGGCCCTCAGCGGAGTTTGTCGGCTACTGGGACGCCGACCTCGCCACTCCGTTGGAGGAGATTCCCGGCTTCCTGCGGGTGTTTCAGGATCGCCCCCACCTCGTGGCGGTCATCGGCTCGCGGGTGAAGTTGATGGGCCGACAGATCGAACGCCGCGCCACGCGGCATTATCTGGGACGGGTCTTCGCCACCTTCGCATCGTTGAGTTTGGGTTTGTCGGTCTATGACACCCAATGCGGCGCCAAGCTGTTCCGCGTCTCCGAGCCGTTGCGGGCGGTCTTCGCCGAGCCGTTTCACTCGCGCTGGATCTTCGACGTGGAGATTCTGGCCCGTATGCAACGATTGGCCCGCCTGGAAGCCCTTCCGCCGGTCGAAACGGTGGTGTACGAATACGTCCTGAGCCAGTGGCGCGACGTGGCCGGTTCCAAACTCAAACCAACCGATTTCCTCCGCGCCGCCCTTGAATTGGTGCGGATCACGCGGCATACTCGCCACTGGGTTCCCCAGCAGATGCAAACCAGGCCCGAGATCCTCAATCCCAAAATTATGCTTGAACCTGAATATGAGCGAATGTATCGCACTGAGGACCATTACTGGTGGTTCGTCGCCCGGCGTGAGTTGGTGGCCGATTGGGTCGCACGGTTGAATTTGCCGGAGGGGGCGGTGATTCTCGACGTGGGTTGCGGCACGGGGGCCAACGCCCTGGCCTGGACCCGGTTCGGCACGGTAGTGGGGGTCGATTTTTCCGACCAGGCTTTGGAACGCTGCCAACGCCGCGGCCTCTCTGAACTGGCAAGGGGCGACGCTACCAAGCTGCCCTTGGGCGATGCGACCGCCGATGCGTTGGTCGCCACCGACATTCTGGAACATCTTGAAGACGACCGCGCTGCGCTCATTGAGTGGAAGCGGGTACTCAAGCCGGGGGGTCATCTGGTGCTGACCGTACCGGCTTACCGTTTCCTCTGGGGCGAACACGACGTGGCCCTGATGCACCATCGGCGCTACGTTGCCTCCGAACTGCTCGCCCGCGCCCGCGAAGCCGGCTTCGAGGTGACCCGCTCGACCTACGCCTTCAGCCTGCTCTTGCCGGTCGCCGTGGTTCAACGTTTGCTCACCCGCAAACCTCCCGGCGACCGGCCCCCCGAGGCCAAGTTTCCTGCCGTTCCGGATTGGCTGAACACCGCCTTGATCCGGTTCCAACGCCTCGAAACCAGCCTGCTGCGTCATCTCTCGACCCCATTCGGCCTGAGCGTGCTGGCGGTCCTCAAACGCCCGACGTGA
- a CDS encoding flavoprotein encodes MIMARVVLGTTGSVAALKTPEVVRLLRGRGHEVRVIATARALHFFDPSDFDDPTVELLRDEQEWPEERYQRGDPIPHILWRDWGDLLMVAPLDAQTLARFALGLCDNALACVYRAWLPERPVLLAPAMNTAMWRHPVTCRHLAMIARDLADDPNDPDAIPRFHLEDAAVTIHRHVRRLTLAAPIVKTLACGDHGVGAMAEPTDLVEWVEFALRRAGHPTTTHHATPTNDNHPPLAT; translated from the coding sequence ATGATCATGGCTCGCGTGGTGCTGGGAACAACCGGCTCGGTCGCCGCGTTGAAAACCCCAGAGGTGGTGCGTCTGCTGCGTGGTCGCGGCCACGAGGTTCGCGTGATCGCCACCGCGCGAGCGTTGCATTTCTTCGACCCCAGCGACTTCGACGATCCCACCGTCGAGTTGCTCCGCGACGAACAGGAATGGCCCGAGGAACGCTATCAACGCGGCGATCCCATTCCCCACATCCTTTGGCGCGACTGGGGCGACCTGCTCATGGTCGCTCCGCTCGACGCCCAGACCCTGGCGCGTTTCGCCCTGGGGTTGTGCGACAATGCGTTGGCGTGCGTCTATCGGGCTTGGCTGCCCGAGCGTCCGGTGCTTTTAGCTCCGGCGATGAACACCGCCATGTGGCGTCATCCAGTCACCTGCCGTCATCTCGCCATGATCGCCCGCGACCTTGCCGACGACCCCAACGACCCCGACGCGATCCCGCGATTTCACCTGGAGGACGCAGCCGTCACCATTCATCGCCACGTCCGACGTCTGACCCTGGCCGCCCCAATCGTCAAAACCCTGGCTTGCGGCGATCACGGCGTCGGCGCGATGGCCGAACCGACCGATCTGGTCGAGTGGGTCGAGTTCGCGTTGCGACGCGCGGGACACCCAACAACCACCCACCACGCCACGCCCACCAACGACAACCACCCCCCACTTGCCACCTGA
- the hisS gene encoding histidine--tRNA ligase has product MIDPRVASGLRDLPPSLAIPREHLATVFRGVFARAGFVPIETPHIERLEVLTGKGAGSEEVLRQIFDVTNKGGKPGELALRFDLTVPLARFIAKHVDTVGVPFKRYAIGSVFRGERPAKGRFREFTQCDVDIVGVDGPLADAEAVLAIHDALKAAGIPPFRIKLNHRAILDGLLETLGASERLPAVLRSLDKLDKIGRDKVIEELTGVRRRPEGQGESDAAAPCSPPEETECEPVLTPEQAARVLNFAEKGRGGLEVLDLAKIDPEAAAHPKAIAGVERLRQVVELAQAGGADPERIGVDLGLARGLDYYTGIILETVVLGWERFGSVASGGRYDNLAGLFTSRRLPGVGASIGLDRLLALLEEAGTLETRGTIAPVLVTWFPGVPGAVPLGLAARLRAVGVGAEVYPEPIAVGKQMGYGSQRGHRLGLIVGPDEVAARVFNLRDLASRDELKAIPWDRLESTIQHRLNLSEGAPA; this is encoded by the coding sequence ATGATTGATCCCCGCGTCGCCAGTGGCCTGAGAGACCTGCCGCCCAGCCTGGCGATCCCCCGTGAACATCTCGCCACGGTGTTTCGCGGCGTGTTCGCCCGCGCCGGGTTCGTGCCGATTGAAACCCCGCACATCGAGCGTTTGGAGGTCCTCACCGGCAAAGGGGCCGGGTCCGAGGAGGTGTTGCGTCAGATTTTCGACGTGACCAACAAGGGGGGCAAACCGGGCGAACTGGCGTTACGGTTCGATTTGACGGTCCCCCTGGCGCGGTTCATCGCTAAGCATGTGGACACGGTGGGGGTTCCGTTCAAGCGTTACGCGATCGGCTCGGTGTTCCGGGGCGAACGTCCCGCCAAGGGGCGGTTCCGCGAGTTCACCCAGTGCGATGTGGATATCGTCGGCGTCGATGGCCCCTTGGCCGACGCCGAGGCGGTGCTGGCGATCCACGACGCCCTCAAGGCGGCCGGGATTCCCCCGTTTCGGATCAAGCTCAACCACCGCGCCATTCTCGACGGCTTGCTCGAGACCCTCGGAGCGTCCGAGCGTCTGCCGGCGGTGCTGAGGTCGCTCGACAAACTCGATAAGATCGGTCGGGACAAGGTGATCGAGGAATTGACAGGGGTTCGTCGTCGCCCCGAAGGCCAGGGCGAATCCGACGCCGCGGCCCCTTGCTCGCCGCCGGAAGAAACAGAGTGCGAGCCGGTCCTCACGCCCGAGCAGGCCGCCCGTGTGCTGAACTTCGCCGAGAAGGGCCGGGGCGGTTTGGAGGTTCTGGACTTAGCGAAGATCGACCCGGAGGCCGCCGCCCACCCCAAGGCGATCGCCGGGGTGGAACGGCTTCGCCAGGTCGTCGAACTGGCCCAGGCCGGCGGGGCCGATCCCGAGCGGATTGGTGTTGATCTCGGGCTAGCGCGGGGCCTGGATTATTACACCGGGATCATCCTGGAAACGGTGGTCCTCGGCTGGGAGCGATTTGGCAGCGTCGCCTCCGGGGGGCGTTACGACAACCTCGCGGGTCTGTTCACCTCCCGACGTTTGCCCGGCGTTGGCGCGTCGATCGGTCTGGATCGTCTGCTTGCCCTTCTGGAAGAGGCCGGAACGCTCGAGACTCGTGGCACCATCGCGCCAGTGCTGGTTACGTGGTTTCCGGGCGTTCCCGGCGCGGTTCCTCTCGGGCTGGCGGCTCGTTTGCGGGCCGTCGGCGTCGGGGCGGAAGTTTATCCCGAACCGATCGCCGTGGGCAAACAGATGGGCTACGGCTCGCAACGGGGCCACCGCTTGGGCCTGATCGTTGGACCCGACGAGGTGGCGGCCCGGGTGTTCAACCTCCGCGACCTGGCCAGCCGCGACGAACTCAAAGCCATTCCCTGGGACCGCCTCGAATCCACGATCCAGCACCGCCTCAACCTGAGCGAAGGAGCGCCCGCGTGA